One window from the genome of Salvia miltiorrhiza cultivar Shanhuang (shh) chromosome 7, IMPLAD_Smil_shh, whole genome shotgun sequence encodes:
- the LOC130993631 gene encoding cysteine-rich receptor-like protein kinase 3 isoform X2 has translation MSSSTLLMLILIVSSLKQSLCEPRATEAALICSNTTAAESDRQLFVPNFLATMDSITPAVARRGYGTVINGTGNGTVYTMGECMKDLSQNDCNLCFAQCKINILRCLPFQRLTRGGRLFYDGCYLRYDDYMFFNESFSSVDRTVCDADDFVGNRTLFKDQVSELLRNVTAEGPRNNGFFTGFVSNGNLSVYGLAQCWESVRGSGCVNCLESAASRVNSCPPKEEGRALNAGCYLRYSTTKFYNNSAADAPAGNGGGTRRRAAIIASICGAVACLLFVAMVSFFVRKKIVKRRRVKKKLGGLLSIVTKSKINFSYETLERATGYFHSSNKLGQGGSGSVYKGVLASGQTVAVKRLFFNTTQWADHFFNEVNLIKDIDHRNLVKLLGCSITGPESLLVYEYVPNQSVHDYLFGIRQDGPPLGWEQRLKIIRGTAEGVAYLHDNSKLRIIHRDIKLSNVLLEEDFTPKIADFGLARMFPEGKTHISTALAGTLGYMAPEYVVRGKLTDKADVYSFGVLVIEVVTGKRNNAFSHNSQSIFHKVWNLYGSGNVIEAVDPSMKGKFPEEGAARLLAIGLLCVQANAELRPSMSTVVMMLNGERDVSRPTQPPFLNSASAEFVPFSRPDSCTQSSGNEITESIVEPR, from the exons ATGTCATCTTCAACTCTCTTGATGCTTATACTAATCGTTTCCAGCTTAAAACAATCACTATGCGAGCCAAGAGCTACAGAGGCGGCTCTAATATGCAGCAACACAACGGCGGCAGAATCCGATCGGCAACTCTTCGTCCCAAATTTTCTGGCCACGATGGATTCCATCACGCCGGCGGTCGCGAGGCGAGGATACGGCACCGTAATAAACGGAACCGGAAACGGCACCGTTTACACCATGGGCGAGTGCATGAAGGATCTCTCTCAAAACGACTGCAACCTCTGTTTCGCTCAGTGCAAGATCAACATCTTGAGGTGCCTTCCTTTTCAGAGGCTGACTAGAGGCGGCAGACTCTTCTACGACGGCTGTTATTTGCGGTACGATGACTACATGTTCTTCAACGAGAGCTTCAGTTCCGTGGATAGGACTGTTTGCGACGCCGATGATTTTGTCGGGAATCGGACGCTTTTTAAGGATCAAGTTTCAGAGTTGTTGAGGAACGTGACGGCGGAGGGGCCCAGGAATAACGGATTTTTTACTGGGTTTGTGAGCAATGGAAATTTGAGCGTTTACGGTTTGGCTCAGTGTTGGGAATCTGTGAGAGGGAGTGGTTGTGTGAATTGTTTGGAGAGTGCGGCTTCGAGAGTTAATTCCTGCCCTCCTAAGGAAGAAGGGAGAGCTCTGAATGCAGGTTGTTATTTGAGATACTCCACCACCAAATTTTACAATAATTCCGCTGCCGATGCTCCTGCTGGAAATGGAG GGGGTACTCGCCGCCGTGCTGCTATTATTGCCTCAATTTGTGGTGCAGTTGCTTGCCTGCTATTTGTAGCTATGGTTTCATTTTTTGTGAGGAAGAAGATTGTGAAACGACGGAGAG TGAAGAAGAAGCTAGGTGGTCTGTTGTCCATAGTTACTAAGTCGAAGATCAACTTCTCATACGAAACTCTAGAGAGGGCGACAGGTTACTTCCATAGCTCTAACAAACTAGGGCAAGGAGGGTCTGGTTCTGTTTACAAG GGCGTGTTAGCAAGCGGGCAGACTGTCGCAGTGAAGAGGCTATTCTTCAACACAACACAATGGGCAGATCACTTCTTCAACGAGGTTAATTTGATCAAAGACATCGACCATAGAAACTTAGTCAAACTCTTAGGCTGCAGCATTACAGGCCCCGAGAGTCTCCTCGTGTACGAATACGTGCCAAATCAAAGCGTTCACGACTATCTATTTGGTA TTAGGCAAGACGGCCCCCCACTCGGGTGGGAGCAGCGGCTGAAGATCATAAGGGGCACTGCTGAGGGTGTGGCTTATCTTCATGATAACTCAAAGTTGAGGATCATACACAGAGACATAAAACTGAGCAATGTGCTTCTGGAGGAGGACTTCACTCCCAAGATTGCTGATTTTGGTCTTGCTAGGATGTTTCCAGAAGGCAAGACACATATCAGCACTGCTCTTGCTGGTACACT TGGCTACATGGCACCAGAATACGTAGTTCGTGGGAAGCTAACAGACAAAGCAGATGTCTATAGCTTCGGAGTCCTAGTAATCGAAGTCGTCACCGGAAAAAGGAACAATGCTTTCTCTCACAACTCTCAATCAATCTTCCACAAG GTGTGGAATCTTTATGGGTCGGGAAATGTGATAGAAGCAGTTGATCCGTCTATGAAGGGGAAGTTTCCAGAAGAGGGGGCGGCTAGGCTACTTGCAATAGGCCTACTCTGCGTGCAAGCCAATGCAGAACTCCGGCCATCCATGTCGACGGTGGTGATGATGCTTAACGGGGAGCGAGACGTTTCTCGGCCAACGCAGCCTCCATTTCTCAACTCCGCCTCCGCGGAATTCGTTCCGTTTAGTAGGCCAGATTCTTGCACGCAGTCTTCTGGTAATGAAATAACAGAGAGCATTGTGGAGCCAAGATGA
- the LOC130993631 gene encoding cysteine-rich receptor-like protein kinase 3 isoform X4, with translation MARSILSFNRDDTNSVKKKLGGLLSIVTKSKINFSYETLERATGYFHSSNKLGQGGSGSVYKGVLASGQTVAVKRLFFNTTQWADHFFNEVNLIKDIDHRNLVKLLGCSITGPESLLVYEYVPNQSVHDYLFGIRQDGPPLGWEQRLKIIRGTAEGVAYLHDNSKLRIIHRDIKLSNVLLEEDFTPKIADFGLARMFPEGKTHISTALAGTLGYMAPEYVVRGKLTDKADVYSFGVLVIEVVTGKRNNAFSHNSQSIFHKVWNLYGSGNVIEAVDPSMKGKFPEEGAARLLAIGLLCVQANAELRPSMSTVVMMLNGERDVSRPTQPPFLNSASAEFVPFSRPDSCTQSSGNEITESIVEPR, from the exons ATGGCACGTTCAATTCTATCTTTCAATCGCGATGACACAAATTCTG TGAAGAAGAAGCTAGGTGGTCTGTTGTCCATAGTTACTAAGTCGAAGATCAACTTCTCATACGAAACTCTAGAGAGGGCGACAGGTTACTTCCATAGCTCTAACAAACTAGGGCAAGGAGGGTCTGGTTCTGTTTACAAG GGCGTGTTAGCAAGCGGGCAGACTGTCGCAGTGAAGAGGCTATTCTTCAACACAACACAATGGGCAGATCACTTCTTCAACGAGGTTAATTTGATCAAAGACATCGACCATAGAAACTTAGTCAAACTCTTAGGCTGCAGCATTACAGGCCCCGAGAGTCTCCTCGTGTACGAATACGTGCCAAATCAAAGCGTTCACGACTATCTATTTGGTA TTAGGCAAGACGGCCCCCCACTCGGGTGGGAGCAGCGGCTGAAGATCATAAGGGGCACTGCTGAGGGTGTGGCTTATCTTCATGATAACTCAAAGTTGAGGATCATACACAGAGACATAAAACTGAGCAATGTGCTTCTGGAGGAGGACTTCACTCCCAAGATTGCTGATTTTGGTCTTGCTAGGATGTTTCCAGAAGGCAAGACACATATCAGCACTGCTCTTGCTGGTACACT TGGCTACATGGCACCAGAATACGTAGTTCGTGGGAAGCTAACAGACAAAGCAGATGTCTATAGCTTCGGAGTCCTAGTAATCGAAGTCGTCACCGGAAAAAGGAACAATGCTTTCTCTCACAACTCTCAATCAATCTTCCACAAG GTGTGGAATCTTTATGGGTCGGGAAATGTGATAGAAGCAGTTGATCCGTCTATGAAGGGGAAGTTTCCAGAAGAGGGGGCGGCTAGGCTACTTGCAATAGGCCTACTCTGCGTGCAAGCCAATGCAGAACTCCGGCCATCCATGTCGACGGTGGTGATGATGCTTAACGGGGAGCGAGACGTTTCTCGGCCAACGCAGCCTCCATTTCTCAACTCCGCCTCCGCGGAATTCGTTCCGTTTAGTAGGCCAGATTCTTGCACGCAGTCTTCTGGTAATGAAATAACAGAGAGCATTGTGGAGCCAAGATGA
- the LOC130993632 gene encoding high affinity nitrate transporter 2.5, with protein sequence MEVSNGAEEASGKKFALPVDSEHKSTEFRLFSVAAPHMRAFHLSWISFFACFVSTFAAPPLLPVIRDNLGLTATDIGNAGIAAVSGAVFARIAMGTACDLFGPRLASAALTLLTAPAVYCTAIATSPASFLLVRFFTGFSLATFVSTQFWMSSLFSSKVVGTANGVAGGWGNLGGGATQLIMPLVFDLIKHVGSSQYTAWRIAFFVPGLFQTLSAYGIFFLGQDLPDGNYSQLQKSGDKHKDSFKQVLYHAVTNYRGWILALTYGYCFGVELTIDNIIAQYFYDRFNVSLHTAGIIAASFGLANLFSRPGGGILSDIMANRFGMRGRLWTLWIVQTLGGVFCILLGKVGSLAVSIAVMLIFSVFVQAACGLTFGVAPFVSRRSLGFISGMTGGGGNVGAVLTQVIFFRGSHYSTETGITLMGVMIVCCTLVIMLIHFPQWGGMLCGPSSKGATEEDYYLSEWSAAEKERGFHTASLKFSENSRNERGKRVEPAPTPTIGTPNAYV encoded by the exons ATGGAGGTTTCGAATGGAGCAGAAGAAGCTTCTGGAAAGAAGTTTGCACTTCCGGTGGACTCCGAGCACAAGTCGACCGAGTTCAGACTATTCTCGGTGGCAGCGCCTCACATGCGGGCGTTTCATCTATCGTGGATTTCCTTCTTCGCGTGCTTCGTCTCCACGTTTGCTGCTCCGCCTCTGCTGCCAGTGATCCGCGACAATCTTGGCCTAACTGCAACCGACATTGGGAATGCCGGAATAGCCGCTGTCTCCGGTGCGGTGTTTGCGAGGATTGCCATGGGGACAGCCTGTGATCTGTTCGGGCCTCGCCTTGCCTCTGCGGCTCTCACCCTCCTCACCGCGCCAGCAGTCTACTGCACTGCCATCGCCACCTCTCCCGCCTCCTTCCTCCTCGTCCGCTTCTTCACTGGCTTCTCCCTAGCAACCTTCGTGTCAACGCAGTTCTGGATGAGCTCGTTGTTCTCGTCCAAGGTTGTTGGCACGGCCAATGGCGTGGCGGGCGGGTGGGGGAACCTCGGTGGTGGAGCAACTCAGCTCATCATGCCCCTAGTGTTTGACTTGATCAAGCACGTGGGCTCGAGTCAGTACACAGCGTGGAGGATTGCCTTCTTCGTCCCCGGTCTCTTCCAAACTCTATCTGCATATGGAATTTTCTTTCTAGGTCAAGATTTGCCTGATGGAAACTACTCTCAGCTTCAGAAATCCGGAGATAAGCACAAAGACAGTTTCAAGCAGGTTTTGTATCATGCAGTCACAAATTACAGAGGATGGATCCTGGCATTGACCTATGGCTACTGCTTCGGTGTTGAGCTAACAATAGACAACATAATCGCGCAGTACTTCTACGACAGGTTCAACGTGAGCCTCCACACCGCTGGGATCATTGCAGCCAGCTTCGGATTAGCAAACCTCTTCTCCAGACCGGGAGGAGGGATCCTCTCAGATATCATGGCAAACAGGTTCGGAATGAGGGGCCGGCTCTGGACTCTTTGGATCGTGCAGACGTTAGGAGGCGTCTTCTGCATTCTTTTGGGGAAAGTAGGATCTCTGGCGGTATCAATAGCCGTCATGCTCATATTCTCTGTGTTCGTTCAAGCAGCGTGTGGCCTCACCTTCGGGGTTGCACCTTTTGTTTCAAGAAG GTCACTAGGCTTTATATCAGGGATGACAGGTGGTGGTGGAAACGTAGGCGCGGTTCTAACTCAAGTCATCTTCTTTAGAGGGTCACATTACTCAACAGAAACAGGTATAACATTGATGGGGGTGATGATAGTGTGCTGCACCCTGGTGATTATGTTGATACACTTCCCACAATGGGGTGGGATGTTGTGTGGGCCGTCTTCAAAAGGCGCCACGGAGGAAGATTACTACTTGTCCGAATGGAGTGCAGCCGAGAAGGAGCGGGGTTTCCACACCGCCAGCTTGAAATTCTCGGAAAACAGCAGAAATGAAAGGGGCAAACGGGTCGAACCAGCGCCTACACCAACTATTGGCACTCCCAATGCATATGTCTAA
- the LOC130993631 gene encoding cysteine-rich receptor-like protein kinase 3 isoform X1: MSSSTLLMLILIVSSLKQSLCEPRATEAALICSNTTAAESDRQLFVPNFLATMDSITPAVARRGYGTVINGTGNGTVYTMGECMKDLSQNDCNLCFAQCKINILRCLPFQRLTRGGRLFYDGCYLRYDDYMFFNESFSSVDRTVCDADDFVGNRTLFKDQVSELLRNVTAEGPRNNGFFTGFVSNGNLSVYGLAQCWESVRGSGCVNCLESAASRVNSCPPKEEGRALNAGCYLRYSTTKFYNNSAADAPAGNGGGTRRRAAIIASICGAVACLLFVAMVSFFVRKKIVKRRRVKKKLGGLLSIVTKSKINFSYETLERATGYFHSSNKLGQGGSGSVYKGVLASGQTVAVKRLFFNTTQWADHFFNEVNLIKDIDHRNLVKLLGCSITGPESLLVYEYVPNQSVHDYLFVRQDGPPLGWEQRLKIIRGTAEGVAYLHDNSKLRIIHRDIKLSNVLLEEDFTPKIADFGLARMFPEGKTHISTALAGTLGYMAPEYVVRGKLTDKADVYSFGVLVIEVVTGKRNNAFSHNSQSIFHKVWNLYGSGNVIEAVDPSMKGKFPEEGAARLLAIGLLCVQANAELRPSMSTVVMMLNGERDVSRPTQPPFLNSASAEFVPFSRPDSCTQSSGNEITESIVEPR, from the exons ATGTCATCTTCAACTCTCTTGATGCTTATACTAATCGTTTCCAGCTTAAAACAATCACTATGCGAGCCAAGAGCTACAGAGGCGGCTCTAATATGCAGCAACACAACGGCGGCAGAATCCGATCGGCAACTCTTCGTCCCAAATTTTCTGGCCACGATGGATTCCATCACGCCGGCGGTCGCGAGGCGAGGATACGGCACCGTAATAAACGGAACCGGAAACGGCACCGTTTACACCATGGGCGAGTGCATGAAGGATCTCTCTCAAAACGACTGCAACCTCTGTTTCGCTCAGTGCAAGATCAACATCTTGAGGTGCCTTCCTTTTCAGAGGCTGACTAGAGGCGGCAGACTCTTCTACGACGGCTGTTATTTGCGGTACGATGACTACATGTTCTTCAACGAGAGCTTCAGTTCCGTGGATAGGACTGTTTGCGACGCCGATGATTTTGTCGGGAATCGGACGCTTTTTAAGGATCAAGTTTCAGAGTTGTTGAGGAACGTGACGGCGGAGGGGCCCAGGAATAACGGATTTTTTACTGGGTTTGTGAGCAATGGAAATTTGAGCGTTTACGGTTTGGCTCAGTGTTGGGAATCTGTGAGAGGGAGTGGTTGTGTGAATTGTTTGGAGAGTGCGGCTTCGAGAGTTAATTCCTGCCCTCCTAAGGAAGAAGGGAGAGCTCTGAATGCAGGTTGTTATTTGAGATACTCCACCACCAAATTTTACAATAATTCCGCTGCCGATGCTCCTGCTGGAAATGGAG GGGGTACTCGCCGCCGTGCTGCTATTATTGCCTCAATTTGTGGTGCAGTTGCTTGCCTGCTATTTGTAGCTATGGTTTCATTTTTTGTGAGGAAGAAGATTGTGAAACGACGGAGAG TGAAGAAGAAGCTAGGTGGTCTGTTGTCCATAGTTACTAAGTCGAAGATCAACTTCTCATACGAAACTCTAGAGAGGGCGACAGGTTACTTCCATAGCTCTAACAAACTAGGGCAAGGAGGGTCTGGTTCTGTTTACAAG GGCGTGTTAGCAAGCGGGCAGACTGTCGCAGTGAAGAGGCTATTCTTCAACACAACACAATGGGCAGATCACTTCTTCAACGAGGTTAATTTGATCAAAGACATCGACCATAGAAACTTAGTCAAACTCTTAGGCTGCAGCATTACAGGCCCCGAGAGTCTCCTCGTGTACGAATACGTGCCAAATCAAAGCGTTCACGACTATCTATTTG TTAGGCAAGACGGCCCCCCACTCGGGTGGGAGCAGCGGCTGAAGATCATAAGGGGCACTGCTGAGGGTGTGGCTTATCTTCATGATAACTCAAAGTTGAGGATCATACACAGAGACATAAAACTGAGCAATGTGCTTCTGGAGGAGGACTTCACTCCCAAGATTGCTGATTTTGGTCTTGCTAGGATGTTTCCAGAAGGCAAGACACATATCAGCACTGCTCTTGCTGGTACACT TGGCTACATGGCACCAGAATACGTAGTTCGTGGGAAGCTAACAGACAAAGCAGATGTCTATAGCTTCGGAGTCCTAGTAATCGAAGTCGTCACCGGAAAAAGGAACAATGCTTTCTCTCACAACTCTCAATCAATCTTCCACAAG GTGTGGAATCTTTATGGGTCGGGAAATGTGATAGAAGCAGTTGATCCGTCTATGAAGGGGAAGTTTCCAGAAGAGGGGGCGGCTAGGCTACTTGCAATAGGCCTACTCTGCGTGCAAGCCAATGCAGAACTCCGGCCATCCATGTCGACGGTGGTGATGATGCTTAACGGGGAGCGAGACGTTTCTCGGCCAACGCAGCCTCCATTTCTCAACTCCGCCTCCGCGGAATTCGTTCCGTTTAGTAGGCCAGATTCTTGCACGCAGTCTTCTGGTAATGAAATAACAGAGAGCATTGTGGAGCCAAGATGA
- the LOC130993630 gene encoding cysteine-rich receptor-like protein kinase 2, with amino-acid sequence MRVVLPYRVSPPPTNLNCVKTFSLVGIENQRATMFAEAMATMVTASILLFGEAAPRSETVKLTCGKHAEHNATLYVPNFVATMENISAQMRSSGFGQAITGSGPDTNYGLAQCYGDLSLLDCVLCYAEARTLLPQCFPANGGRIFLDGCFMRAENYPFFHEHAAPDDRAVCGNTTRKDPAFRAAARQAVSEAVSAAANGDGYGRAARDQSAYVLANCWRTLDAGSCRACLENASRSVLGCLPSSDGRALNTGCFLRYSHTDFLNPLPPNGSQRGVVIVIVIATVSAAVVVAIGALIGVYIWKLRKIQKKRRGCSEAEKYVKSLNDSSLNFKYSTLEKATGNFDEANKLGEGGFGTVYKGVLRDGREIAVKRLFFNNKHRAANFYNEVKMISSVEHKNLVRLLGCSCSGPESLLVYEYLPNKSLDRFIFDSSRGKALRWEKRVQIIVGTAEGLVYLHENSNARIIHRDIKASNILLDSRLRAKIADFGLARSFQEDMTHISTAIAGTLGYMAPEYLAHGQLTEKADVYSFGVLLLEIVTGKQNNRSKHTDYSDSLVNIAWKHFQERRVEELMDTNLMLSSSRRDEVVRVVHIGLLCTQEIASLRPSMSRALQMLVNEEEELAAPTSPPFLDDTTMELTHYGNANSVATISHTIFYPR; translated from the exons ATGCGTGTCGTGTTACCGTATCGAGTGTCGCCACCTCCCACAAATTTAAACTGCGTGAAAACTTTTAGTTTGGTGGGCATTGAAAACCAAAGAGCGACGATGTTTGCAGAAGCAATGGCGACGATGGTGACAGCCTCAATCCTGCTATTTGGAGAGGCAGCGCCGAGATCCGAGACGGTGAAGCTGACGTGCGGGAAGCACGCGGAGCACAACGCCACTCTCTACGTGCCCAACTTCGTGGCCACCATGGAGAACATAAGCGCGCAGATGCGCTCCTCAGGCTTCGGCCAAGCCATCACCGGATCCGGACCCGACACCAACTACGGCCTCGCCCAGTGCTACGGCGATCTCTCCTTACTCGACTGCGTCCTCTGCTACGCCGAAGCGCGCACGCTTCTTCCCCAGTGCTTCCCCGCCAACGGCGGCAGGATCTTCCTCGACGGCTGCTTCATGCGCGCCGAGAACTACCCATTCTTCCACGAGCACGCCGCCCCCGACGACCGCGCTGTCTGCGGGAACACAACGCGCAAGGATCCCGCCTTTCGGGCTGCTGCCAGGCAGGCTGTGTCGGAGGCCGTTTCGGCAGCTGCCAATGGCGATGGCTATGGCCGGGCGGCGCGTGATCAGTCGGCTTATGTTCTGGCCAACTGCTGGAGGACTCTTGATGCCGGATCTTGCAGAGCTTGTCTTGAGAATGCTTCTCGTTCTGTGTTGGGCTGCTTGCCCTCCTCCGATGGCAGGGCGTTGAACACCGGCTGCTTCCTGAGGTATTCACACACTGATTTCCTCAATCCGCTTCCTCCAAATGGGAGCCAAAGAG GGGTAGTGATAGTTATTGTTATTGCAACGGTTAGTGCAGCTGTTGTTGTCGCCATAGGAGCTCTTATTGGGGTTTATATTTGGAAGCTGAGGAAGATTCAAAAGAAGAGAAGAG GTTGTAGTGAAGCAGAGAAGTATGTGAAAAGCCTGAACGATAGCAGCTTGAACTTCAAATATTCAACTCTGGAGAAAGCCACTGGCAATTTCGATGAGGCCAACAAGCTTGGCGAAGGCGGTTTTGGCACTGTGTACAAG GGAGTTTTGCGAGACGGGAGGGAGATTGCGGTGAAGAGGCTATTCTTCAACAACAAACACAGAGCAGCAAATTTCTACAACGAAGTGAAGATGATCAGCAGCGTAGAGCACAAGAATCTAGTGAGGTTGTTGGGGTGCAGCTGCTCGGGACCCGAAAGCCTGCTCGTATACGAGTACTTGCCAAACAAGAGCCTCGACCGCTTCATCTTTG ATTCGAGCAGAGGCAAAGCCCTGAGGTGGGAGAAGAGAGTGCAGATCATTGTAGGAACAGCCGAGGGGTTGGTTTATCTCCACGAGAACAGCAACGCGCGCATCATTCACCGAGACATCAAGGCCAGTAACATTCTCCTCGACTCCAGACTCCGCGCTAAAATTGCAGATTTCGGATTGGCTAGGTCCTTTCAAGAGGATATGACTCATATCAGCACGGCCATAGCAGGAACTCT CGGATACATGGCGCCGGAGTATTTAGCCCACGGGCAGCTCACAGAAAAGGCAGATGTGTATAGCTTCGGTGTGCTTCTTCTGGAAATTGTGACGGGCAAGCAGAATAACAGAAGCAAACACACAGACTACTCTGATAGCTTGGTTAATATT GCATGGAAGCATTTCCAGGAAAGGAGAGTGGAAGAGCTGATGGACACAAACCTAATGTTGAGTAGCAGCAGAAGAGATGAGGTAGTGAGGGTGGTTCACATAGGTCTATTGTGCACTCAAGAAATAGCTTCGCTAAGGCCGTCGATGTCGAGAGCACTGCAGATGCTGGtgaatgaagaagaagagctGGCAGCACCAACCAGCCCCCCATTCTTGGATGACACCACAATGGAACTCACTCATTATGGGAATGCTAATTCAGTTGCAACCATTTCTCACACCATATTTTATCCCAGGTGA
- the LOC130993631 gene encoding cysteine-rich receptor-like protein kinase 3 isoform X3, with protein MSSSTLLMLILIVSSLKQSLCEPRATEAALICSNTTAAESDRQLFVPNFLATMDSITPAVARRGYGTVINGTGNGTVYTMGECMKDLSQNDCNLCFAQCKINILRCLPFQRLTRGGRLFYDGCYLRYDDYMFFNESFSSVDRTVCDADDFVGNRTLFKDQVSELLRNVTAEGPRNNGFFTGFVSNGNLSVYGLAQCWESVRGSGCVNCLESAASRVNSCPPKEEGRALNAGCYLRYSTTKFYNNSAADAPAGNGGGTRRRAAIIASICGAVACLLFVAMVSFFVRKKIVKRRRVKKKLGGLLSIVTKSKINFSYETLERATGYFHSSNKLGQGGSGSVYKGVLASGQTVAVKRLFFNTTQWADHFFNEVNLIKDIDHRNLVKLLGCSITGPESLLVYEYVPNQSVHDYLFVRQDGPPLGWEQRLKIIRGTAEGVAYLHDNSKLRIIHRDIKLSNVLLEEDFTPKIADFGLARMFPEGKTHISTALAGTL; from the exons ATGTCATCTTCAACTCTCTTGATGCTTATACTAATCGTTTCCAGCTTAAAACAATCACTATGCGAGCCAAGAGCTACAGAGGCGGCTCTAATATGCAGCAACACAACGGCGGCAGAATCCGATCGGCAACTCTTCGTCCCAAATTTTCTGGCCACGATGGATTCCATCACGCCGGCGGTCGCGAGGCGAGGATACGGCACCGTAATAAACGGAACCGGAAACGGCACCGTTTACACCATGGGCGAGTGCATGAAGGATCTCTCTCAAAACGACTGCAACCTCTGTTTCGCTCAGTGCAAGATCAACATCTTGAGGTGCCTTCCTTTTCAGAGGCTGACTAGAGGCGGCAGACTCTTCTACGACGGCTGTTATTTGCGGTACGATGACTACATGTTCTTCAACGAGAGCTTCAGTTCCGTGGATAGGACTGTTTGCGACGCCGATGATTTTGTCGGGAATCGGACGCTTTTTAAGGATCAAGTTTCAGAGTTGTTGAGGAACGTGACGGCGGAGGGGCCCAGGAATAACGGATTTTTTACTGGGTTTGTGAGCAATGGAAATTTGAGCGTTTACGGTTTGGCTCAGTGTTGGGAATCTGTGAGAGGGAGTGGTTGTGTGAATTGTTTGGAGAGTGCGGCTTCGAGAGTTAATTCCTGCCCTCCTAAGGAAGAAGGGAGAGCTCTGAATGCAGGTTGTTATTTGAGATACTCCACCACCAAATTTTACAATAATTCCGCTGCCGATGCTCCTGCTGGAAATGGAG GGGGTACTCGCCGCCGTGCTGCTATTATTGCCTCAATTTGTGGTGCAGTTGCTTGCCTGCTATTTGTAGCTATGGTTTCATTTTTTGTGAGGAAGAAGATTGTGAAACGACGGAGAG TGAAGAAGAAGCTAGGTGGTCTGTTGTCCATAGTTACTAAGTCGAAGATCAACTTCTCATACGAAACTCTAGAGAGGGCGACAGGTTACTTCCATAGCTCTAACAAACTAGGGCAAGGAGGGTCTGGTTCTGTTTACAAG GGCGTGTTAGCAAGCGGGCAGACTGTCGCAGTGAAGAGGCTATTCTTCAACACAACACAATGGGCAGATCACTTCTTCAACGAGGTTAATTTGATCAAAGACATCGACCATAGAAACTTAGTCAAACTCTTAGGCTGCAGCATTACAGGCCCCGAGAGTCTCCTCGTGTACGAATACGTGCCAAATCAAAGCGTTCACGACTATCTATTTG TTAGGCAAGACGGCCCCCCACTCGGGTGGGAGCAGCGGCTGAAGATCATAAGGGGCACTGCTGAGGGTGTGGCTTATCTTCATGATAACTCAAAGTTGAGGATCATACACAGAGACATAAAACTGAGCAATGTGCTTCTGGAGGAGGACTTCACTCCCAAGATTGCTGATTTTGGTCTTGCTAGGATGTTTCCAGAAGGCAAGACACATATCAGCACTGCTCTTGCTGGTACACTGTGA